The following are from one region of the Ochotona princeps isolate mOchPri1 chromosome 4, mOchPri1.hap1, whole genome shotgun sequence genome:
- the LOC131480148 gene encoding patatin-like phospholipase domain-containing protein 2, with amino-acid sequence MFPRESKWNISFAGCGFLGVYHIGVASCLREHAPFLVANATHIYGASAGALTATALVTGACLGEAGANIIEVSKEARKRFLGPLHPSFNLVKTIRGCLLKTLPADCHERASGRLGISLTRVSDGQNVILSHFSSKEELIQANVCSTFIPVYCGLIPPALQGVRYVDGGISDNLPLYELKHTITVSPFSGESDICPQDSSTNIHELRVTNTSIQFNLRNLYRLSKALFPPEPLVLREMCKQGYRDGLRFLRRNGLLNRPNPLLALPPAQPELPEDEVTQEVEAAEDSAHVGDSSLPSGEDLILEHLPARLNEALLEACVEPNDLMATLSNMLPVRLATAMMVPYTLPLESAVSFTIRLLEWLPDVPEDIRWMKEQTGSLCQYLMMRAKRKLGSHLPAGSTEQTELRRARSLPSVPLSCSSYSHALPRWMRANLSLGDALAKWEECQRQLLLGLFCTNVAFPPDALRMRDPVDPSDPADPVPSQSPAQPPPR; translated from the exons ATGTTCCCGCGGGAGAGCAAGTGGAACATCTCGTTCGCGGGCTGCGGGTTCCTGGGCGTCTACCACATCGGCGTAGCCTCCTGCCTCCGCGAGCACGCACCCTTCCTGGTGGCCAACGCCACGCACATCTACGGCGCCTCGGCCGGCGCGCTCACAGCCACCGCGCTGGTCACCGGCGCCTGCCTGG GTGAGGCAGGTGCCAACATCATCGAGGTGTCCAAGGAGGCACGGAAGCggttcctggggcccctgcacccttcctTCAACCTGGTGAAGACCATCCGTGGCTGCCTGCTGAAGACCCTGCCAGCTGACTGCCATGAGCGCGCCAGCGGCCGCCTGGGCATCTCACTGACCCGCGTCTCTGATGGCCAGAATGTCATCTTGTCCCACTTCAGCTCCAAGGAGGAGCTAATCCAG GCCAACGTGTGCAGTACCTTCATCCCCGTGTACTGTGGCCTCATCCCTCCGGCCCTGCAGGGTGTG CGCTATGTGGACGGCGGCATCTCGGACAACCTGCCCCTCTACGAGCTGAAGCACACCATCACCGTGTCCCCCTTTTCGGGCGAGAGTGACATCTGCCCACAGGACAGCTCTACCAACATCCATGAGCTCAGGGTCACCAACACCAGCATCCAGTTCAACCTGCGCAACCTCTACCGCCTGTCCAAGGCGCTTTTCCCGCCGGAGCCCCTG gtgctACGGGAGATGTGCAAGCAGGGTTACCGGGATGGCCTGCGCTTCCTGCGGCGGAACG GCCTCCTGAACCGGCCCAACCCCTTGCTGGCGCTGCCCCCGGCACAGCCCGAGCTCCCCGAGGACGAGGTCACCCAGGAGGTGGAGGCTGCAGAGGACTCGGCCCACGTGGGGGACTCGTCGCTGCCATCCGGGGAGGACCTCATCCTGGAGCACCTGCCGGCTCGGCTCAATGAGG CCCTGCTGGAGGCCTGCGTGGAGCCCAATGACCTGATGGCCACGCTGTCCAACATGCTGCCTGTGCGCCTGGCCACCGCCATGATGGTGCCGTACACACTGCCACTGGAGAGCGCCGTCTCCTTTACAATCCG CCTGCTGGAGTGGCTGCCCGACGTCCCTGAGGACATCCGGTGGATGAAGGAGCAGACAGGCAGCCTTTGCCAGTACCTGATGATGCGCGCCAAGCGGAAGCTGGGCAGCCACCTGCCTGCCGG GTCGACGGAGCAGACGGAGCTGCGCCGCGCTCGGTCCCTGCCCTCCGTGCCGCTGTCCTGCTCCTCCTACAGCCACGCGCTGCCACGCTGGATGCGCGCGAACCTTTCCCTGGGGGACGCGCTGGCCAAGTGGGAGGAGTGCCAGCGGCAGCTGCTGCTCGGCCTCTTCTGCACCAACGTGGCCTTCCCGCCCGACGCGCTGCGCATGCGTGACCCCGTGGACCCCTCGGACCCTGCGGACCCCGTGCCTTCCCAGAGCCCTGCCCAGCCACCCCCTCGCTGA
- the LOC131480149 gene encoding CD151 antigen: protein MGEFNEKKATYSTVCLKYLLFCYNCCFWLAGLAVMAVGVWTLALKSDYISLLASGTYLATAYILVVAGVVVMVTGVLGCCATFKERRNLLRLYFMLLLLIFLLEVIAGILAYVYYQQLNAELKDSLKGTMTMQYRQAGHEGVTSAVDKLQQEFHCCGSNNSQDWRESVWIRSGEAEGRVVPDSCCKTVVPNCGQRDHASNIYKVEGGCITKLETFIQEHLKVIGAVGIGIACVQVFGMFFTCCLYRSLKLEHY from the exons ATGGGCGAGTTCAACGAGAAGAAGGCCACGTATAGCACAGTCTGCCTTAAGTACCTGCTGTTTTGCTACAACTGCTGCTTCTGG CTGGCCGGCCTGGCCGTCATGGCGGTGGGTGTCTGGACCCTGGCCCTCAAGAGCGACTACATCAGCCTGCTGGCCTCTGGCACCTACCTGGCCACGGCCTACATCCTGGTGGTGGCCGGCGTCGTCGTCATGGTCACTGGCGTGCTGGGCTGCTGTGCCACCTTCAAGGAGCGGCGGAACCTGCTGCGGCTG TActtcatgctgctgctgctcatctTCCTGCTGGAGGTCATCGCGGGCATCCTGGCCTATGTCTACTACCAGCAG CTGAATGCCGAGCTCAAGGACAGCCTCAAGGGCACCATGACCATGCAGTACCGGCAGGCCGGCCACGAAGGGGTGACCAGTGCCGTGGACAAGCTGCAGCAAGAG TTCCACTGCTGTGGCAGCAACAACTCGCAGGACTGGCGGGAGAGTGTGTGGATCCGCTCAGGGGAGGCTGAGGGCCGCGTGGTTCCTGACAGCTGCTGCAAGACGGTGGTGCCCAACTGTGGGCAGCGGGACCATGCCTCCAACATCTACAAGGTGGAG ggCGGCTGCATCACCAAGCTGGAGACCTTCATCCAGGAGCACCTGAAGGTCATCGGGGCTGTGGGCATCGGCATTGCCTGTGTGCAG GTCTTTGGCATGTTCTTCACTTGCTGTCTGTACCGGAGCCTCAAGCTGGAGCATTACTGA
- the LOC101522097 gene encoding DNA-directed RNA polymerases I, II, and III subunit RPABC5 has translation MIIPVRCFTCGKVVGNKWEAYLGLLQAEYTEGDALDALGLKRYCCRRMLLSHVDLIEKLLNYAPLEK, from the exons ATGATCATCCCCGTGCGCTGCTTCACCTGCGGCAAGGTGGTCGGCAACAAGTGGGAAGCCTACCTGGGGCTGCTGCAGGCCGAGTACACCGAGGG GGATGCCCTGGACGCCCTGGGCCTGAAGCGCTACTGCTGCCGCCGCATGCTGCTGTCCCACGTAGACTTGATCGAGAAACTGCTCAACTACGCGCCCCTGGAGAAGTGA
- the LOC131480246 gene encoding forkhead box protein I3-like, giving the protein MRPWSLLWYQPAADTQGVSCLLPTHPLPVYPTLSLCPFPRGLAAKTPSHILWRSPGTLRSCGPPKRAAGCWGAREKRSLARKPSASGASRGLQARVDVHRPPPRAPQSWFRPARRPQAGGGARGQGAGRASGRAGAGVGAGRPAAAPGAHSRLEPPPPQSPPPGPAPTRACADEHTRPGHSWLCLQLILPARKAALAPALGACRRDPGWLAGKSQTCDLLPVLPAPPSAASKSTCALETLPPPA; this is encoded by the exons ATGCGACCCTGGTCCCTCCTGTGGTACCAGCCAGCAGCCGACACCCAGGGCGTTTCTTGTCTTCTTCCCACGCATCCCTTGCCTGTCTACCCCACGCTCAGCCTCTGCCCCTTCCCCCGAGGGCTGGCCGCTAAGACCCCTTCCCACATCCTTTGGCGCTCTCCTGGCACGCTTCGGTCCTGCGGACCCCCTAAGCGTGCGGCAGGTTGTTGGGGCGCAAGAGAGAAGCGGTCGCTCGCGAGGAAGCCCAGCGCTTCCGGGGCCTCGCGGGGGCTGCAGGCCCGCGTGGACGTGCACAGGCCGCCCCCCCGCGCGCCGCAGAGCTGGTTCAGACCCGCCCGGCGTCCGCAGGCCGGAGGCGGGGCCCGGGGCCAGGGGGCGGGCCGGGCGTCGGGGCGGGCCGGGGCTGGCGTCGGGGCGGGGCGTCCGGCTGCGGCCCCCGGCGCGCATTCCCGGCTGGAGCCGCCGCCCCCGCAGTCGCCGCCGCCCGGGCCCGCTCCGACGCGTGCTTG TGCCGACGAACATACCAGGCCTGGccactcctggctctgcctccagctgATCCTGCCTGCTCGGAAGGCGGCCCTGGCCCCCGCCCTGGGGGCTTGCAGGCGGGACCCCGGTTGGTTGGCCGGCAAGAGCCAGACGTGTGACCTGTTACCTGTCCTCCCAGCTCCGCCCTCGGCAGCTTCCAAGTCTACCTGTGCCCTAGAGACGTTGCCGCCG CCGGCCTGA